One region of Catenuloplanes indicus genomic DNA includes:
- a CDS encoding HAD family hydrolase has translation MGTRTHLVWDWNGTLLNDLQLVVEATNAAFASVAGPAVTPDEHRRHFRRPISEYYAQVLDRAVDADEFSVLDRIFHDAYRDGLTSVALAADAAEAMREWGPHQSLLSMWFHTELVPVVERYGLTSQFLRVDGLPHEVGGGLKSAYLVSHLAALGIDGADVVLIGDSLDDADAAHSVGGAVVLYTGGFTDPDRLRASGLPVADSLTDAVRLAKRC, from the coding sequence ATGGGCACTCGCACACACCTCGTCTGGGACTGGAACGGCACGCTCCTCAACGACCTGCAACTTGTCGTCGAGGCGACCAACGCGGCCTTCGCCAGCGTCGCCGGCCCCGCGGTCACGCCGGACGAGCACCGGCGGCACTTCCGGCGGCCGATCTCGGAATATTACGCGCAGGTGCTGGACCGGGCCGTCGACGCGGACGAGTTCAGCGTCCTCGACCGGATCTTCCACGACGCGTACCGGGACGGGCTGACCTCCGTCGCACTCGCCGCGGACGCGGCCGAGGCGATGCGCGAGTGGGGACCGCACCAGTCGCTGCTGTCCATGTGGTTCCACACCGAGCTGGTCCCGGTCGTCGAGCGGTACGGCCTGACCTCGCAGTTCCTCCGCGTCGACGGCCTGCCGCACGAGGTCGGCGGCGGGCTCAAGTCCGCGTACCTGGTCAGTCACCTCGCGGCACTCGGCATCGACGGCGCCGACGTGGTGCTGATCGGCGACTCGCTGGACGACGCGGACGCGGCGCACTCGGTCGGCGGCGCGGTCGTGCTCTACACCGGCGGCTTCACCGACCCGGACCGGCTGCGGGCCTCCGGGCTGCCCGTCGCGGACTCGCTCACCGACGCCGTGCGACTCGCGAAGCGCTGTTAA
- a CDS encoding response regulator, with product MRVVIAEDAVLLREGLIRLLTEHGHAVVAAVDTGPALVAAVREHRPDVSIVDVRMPPTHTDEGLRAAVEARSLVPGTPILVLSQYVEVSYADDLLADRAGAIGYLLKDRVAAVADFLDGLGRVAAGGTVLDPEVVAQLFARRRRDDPLRQLTPREREVLGLMAEGRSNTAIARKLVVSDGAVEKHVRNIFTKLQLPPDEEQHRRVLAVLTYLGG from the coding sequence ATGCGGGTCGTGATCGCCGAGGACGCGGTGCTGTTGCGGGAAGGTCTCATCCGGCTGCTGACCGAGCACGGGCACGCGGTGGTCGCGGCCGTGGACACCGGACCGGCGCTGGTCGCGGCCGTGCGGGAGCACCGGCCGGACGTGTCGATCGTGGACGTGCGGATGCCGCCGACGCACACCGACGAAGGGCTGCGCGCCGCGGTCGAGGCACGCAGCCTGGTGCCGGGCACGCCGATCCTGGTGCTGTCCCAGTACGTCGAGGTCTCCTACGCCGACGACCTGCTCGCCGACCGGGCCGGGGCCATCGGTTACCTGCTCAAGGACCGGGTGGCCGCGGTCGCGGACTTCCTCGACGGGCTCGGCCGGGTCGCGGCCGGTGGCACCGTGCTCGACCCGGAGGTGGTGGCGCAGCTGTTCGCGCGGCGCCGCCGGGACGATCCGCTGCGTCAGCTGACGCCGCGCGAGCGGGAGGTGCTCGGGCTGATGGCGGAGGGCCGGTCGAACACCGCGATCGCCCGGAAGCTGGTGGTCAGCGACGGCGCGGTGGAGAAGCACGTGCGCAACATCTTCACCAAGTTGCAGCTGCCGCCGGACGAGGAGCAGCACCGCCGGGTGCTGGCGGTGCTGACGTACCTGGGTGGTTAA
- a CDS encoding glutaredoxin family protein yields MQEPRLTLITRPGCHLCEVAKEAVGRVVAATGDRYVEIDVESDIELEREYGERVPVVLLDGREHGYWRVEEARLLADLAQPR; encoded by the coding sequence GTGCAGGAGCCCCGTCTGACCCTCATCACCCGGCCCGGCTGCCACCTGTGCGAGGTGGCCAAGGAAGCGGTCGGCCGGGTGGTCGCCGCGACCGGTGACCGCTACGTCGAGATCGACGTGGAAAGCGACATCGAGCTGGAGCGGGAGTACGGCGAACGCGTCCCCGTGGTGCTGCTGGACGGCCGCGAGCACGGCTACTGGCGGGTCGAGGAGGCCCGTCTGCTGGCCGATCTGGCGCAGCCCCGCTGA
- a CDS encoding LLM class flavin-dependent oxidoreductase produces MTKLGAVFVPQWEPERLRGVARAADEAGLEELWLWEDCFFESGVASAAAALAWTERLRVVVGLLPVPLRNVAVTAMEAANLERMFPGRSMLGLGHGVQDWMGQAGARAESPVTLMREYATALRALLGGEKVTVSGRYVNLDGVELVWKPAGAPPLLVGASGPRSLRLCGEVGDVVILSGGTTPEGTARARALVEEGRAAAGRTDPVTLAVYLIAATGDDHQERLRRAHATWGMTEPVGDVTVGGDAAAIAAGLRRWADAGADTIVLQPTEDEPSPEDFVRFVATELRPLVS; encoded by the coding sequence ATGACGAAGCTTGGGGCGGTGTTCGTGCCGCAGTGGGAGCCGGAGCGGCTGCGGGGCGTGGCGCGGGCGGCGGACGAGGCGGGGCTGGAGGAGCTGTGGCTCTGGGAGGACTGCTTCTTCGAGAGCGGGGTGGCGAGCGCGGCGGCGGCGCTGGCGTGGACGGAACGGCTGCGGGTGGTGGTGGGGCTACTGCCGGTGCCGCTGCGGAACGTGGCGGTGACCGCGATGGAGGCGGCGAACCTGGAGCGGATGTTCCCGGGGCGGTCGATGCTCGGGCTCGGGCACGGCGTGCAGGACTGGATGGGGCAGGCGGGGGCGCGGGCGGAGTCGCCGGTGACGCTGATGCGGGAGTACGCGACGGCGTTGCGCGCACTGCTCGGTGGCGAGAAGGTCACGGTGTCCGGGCGGTACGTCAACCTGGACGGCGTCGAGCTGGTCTGGAAGCCGGCCGGGGCGCCGCCGCTGCTGGTGGGCGCGTCGGGGCCGCGATCGCTGCGGCTGTGCGGTGAGGTCGGCGACGTGGTGATCCTGTCCGGCGGGACGACGCCGGAGGGGACGGCGCGGGCCCGGGCGCTGGTCGAGGAGGGGCGCGCGGCGGCGGGGCGGACCGATCCGGTCACGCTGGCGGTGTACCTGATCGCGGCGACCGGGGACGATCACCAGGAGCGGCTGCGGCGGGCGCACGCGACGTGGGGGATGACGGAACCGGTCGGGGACGTGACGGTCGGCGGTGACGCGGCGGCGATCGCGGCGGGACTGCGGCGCTGGGCGGACGCGGGCGCGGACACGATCGTGCTGCAGCCGACCGAGGACGAGCCGTCGCCGGAGGACTTCGTCCGGTTCGTCGCGACCGAACTGCGGCCGCTGGTCAGCTGA
- a CDS encoding HAD family hydrolase, with the protein MRKVTVSTDARGHTAGWVSTDLEAALVPRPDPSAAAFFDLDNTMMQGASLYWFARGLASRRYFTARDVARFAWQQARFRLLSEHRGHISSAKDIALAFFHGWTVEDVERLAEEIFEESMAARIWPGTHALARTHLDGGERVWLVTAAPIEIGRVIAQRLGLTGAIGTVAEIVDGAYTGRLVGDMMHGAAKADAVRQLAVVEGLDLRRCTAYSDSANDMPMLTAVGNAVATNPDAALRRIARIRGWQVRDFRTARKAARIAVPVAVATGLVAGTALTVALRRRAAR; encoded by the coding sequence ATGCGCAAGGTGACCGTGAGCACGGACGCACGGGGTCACACCGCAGGCTGGGTCTCGACCGATCTGGAGGCCGCGCTGGTACCGCGGCCGGACCCGAGCGCCGCCGCCTTCTTCGACCTGGACAACACGATGATGCAGGGCGCGTCGCTGTACTGGTTCGCCCGCGGCCTCGCCTCCCGGCGCTACTTCACCGCCCGGGACGTCGCCCGGTTCGCCTGGCAGCAGGCCCGGTTCCGGCTGCTCAGCGAGCACCGCGGGCACATCAGCAGCGCCAAGGACATCGCGCTGGCGTTCTTCCACGGCTGGACGGTCGAGGACGTCGAGCGCCTGGCCGAGGAAATCTTCGAGGAGTCGATGGCGGCCCGCATCTGGCCGGGCACGCACGCGCTCGCCCGGACCCACCTGGACGGGGGCGAGCGGGTCTGGCTGGTCACCGCCGCGCCGATCGAGATAGGACGGGTGATCGCGCAGCGGCTCGGGCTGACCGGTGCGATAGGCACCGTCGCGGAGATCGTCGACGGCGCCTACACCGGGCGGCTGGTCGGCGACATGATGCACGGTGCGGCCAAGGCGGACGCGGTACGCCAGCTCGCCGTGGTCGAGGGCTTGGACCTGAGGCGGTGCACCGCGTACAGCGACTCGGCCAACGACATGCCGATGCTGACCGCGGTCGGCAACGCCGTCGCGACGAACCCGGACGCGGCGCTGCGCCGGATCGCCCGGATCCGCGGCTGGCAGGTCCGCGACTTCCGGACCGCGCGGAAGGCGGCGCGGATAGCGGTGCCGGTCGCGGTCGCCACCGGCCTGGTCGCGGGCACCGCGCTGACCGTCGCGCTGCGCCGCCGGGCGGCCCGATGA
- a CDS encoding ECF subfamily RNA polymerase sigma factor, BldN family, with protein sequence MARAESSGSERTRNRPPNAPPNQAPPRTGTPTNGGRVGAPTKPAPPGQRTTDTAPLPATGPDAPQRPSRPDPSDAAAEVWALVERAQAGEAEAFGLIYDRYVDTVFRFIYFRVGNRQLAEDLTSDTFLRALKRIGSFTWQGRDLGAWLVTIARNLVADHFKSGRYRLEVTTGDVLDADREDRGPEGSPEAAVVDHITNVALLTAVKQLNPEQQECIVLRFLQGFSVAETAQAMGKNEGAIKALQYRAVRTLARLLPDGFQP encoded by the coding sequence ATGGCGCGCGCGGAGAGCAGCGGCAGCGAACGCACCCGGAACCGTCCGCCCAACGCACCGCCGAACCAGGCACCGCCACGGACCGGCACGCCGACCAACGGCGGCCGGGTCGGCGCGCCCACCAAGCCGGCCCCACCCGGGCAGCGCACCACGGATACCGCGCCGCTGCCGGCCACCGGGCCGGACGCGCCGCAGCGCCCGTCCCGGCCGGACCCGTCCGACGCGGCCGCCGAGGTGTGGGCGCTGGTCGAACGCGCCCAGGCCGGTGAGGCCGAGGCGTTCGGCCTGATCTACGACCGGTACGTGGACACCGTCTTCCGCTTCATCTACTTCCGGGTCGGCAACCGGCAGCTCGCCGAGGACCTGACGTCGGACACGTTCCTGCGCGCGCTCAAGCGGATCGGCAGCTTCACCTGGCAGGGCCGCGACCTCGGCGCCTGGCTGGTCACCATCGCCCGGAACCTGGTCGCCGACCACTTCAAGTCCGGCCGCTACCGGCTGGAGGTGACCACCGGCGACGTGCTCGACGCCGACCGGGAGGACCGCGGGCCGGAGGGCAGCCCGGAGGCCGCGGTCGTCGACCACATCACGAACGTGGCCCTGCTCACCGCGGTCAAGCAGCTCAACCCGGAACAGCAGGAGTGCATCGTGCTCCGCTTCCTGCAGGGCTTCTCGGTGGCGGAGACCGCGCAGGCGATGGGCAAGAACGAAGGCGCGATCAAGGCGTTGCAGTACCGTGCGGTCCGTACGCTCGCCCGGCTCCTGCCGGACGGCTTCCAACCGTGA